The proteins below come from a single Aegilops tauschii subsp. strangulata cultivar AL8/78 chromosome 6, Aet v6.0, whole genome shotgun sequence genomic window:
- the LOC141025741 gene encoding uncharacterized protein, whose translation MAAIHGAVLRAVGDVQHFQVVLLVVDNDDDIHHIRALVCVYSSETGVWGDVISAPLLPKFDLNSLYTRVYRPKAAVLVENFLYWILVGNLVGIIKPDSVKQSIIVIPAPVDVFKEGKHEFTVLRTEGGGPWFPLPVKVRLQCPIMEEKTNSDGIASWVLERTIELNKLIPLNSEESAHPFIVGFAEDNNVVFLWTVKGAFMIHLESLQLKKLPNPTVISCYHPFETVSAAAILL comes from the exons ATGGCTGCAATCCACGGGGCGGTGCTTCGTGCCGTCGGAGACGTCCAGCACTTTCAGGTGGTCTTGCTAGTGGTGGACAACGACGATGACATACACCATATACGAGCGCTGGTCTGCGTCTACTCGTCGGAGACCGGTGTTTGGGGTGATGTCATCTCCGCACCGCTTCTGCCCAAGTTCGACTTGAACAGCCTTTACACCAGGGTTTATCGTCCCAAGGCGGCTGTGCTGGTTGAAAATTTCCTTTACTGGATCCTTGTTGGGAATTTGGTTGGCATTATCAAGCCTGATTCGGTGAAGCAGAGCATAATCGTGATACCGGCGCCGGTGGATGTGTTTAAGGAAGGAAAACATGAATTCACAGTTTTGCGGACAGAGGGCGGTGGGCCTTGGTTTCCTCTTCCTGTGAAAGTGAGACTTCAGTGCCCAATTATGGAAGAGAAGACGAACAGTGATGGTATTGCTTCATGGGTACTGGAAAGAACTATCGAACTGAACAAACTAATTCCCCTTAATTCGGAGGAGAGTGCGCACCCCTTCATAGTAGGGTTTGCTGAGGACAATAATGTGGTGTTCCTGTGGACGGTGAAGGGCGCCTTCATGATCCATCTTGAATCACTGCAGCTCAAGAAACTTCCCAATCCCACCGTGATTTCATGCTATCATCCATTTGAAACTGTCTCCGCAGCAG CAATATTATTGTAG